A region from the Prochlorococcus marinus XMU1408 genome encodes:
- a CDS encoding VOC family protein, with the protein MIKKASNLNLESVHRLGHVAIRVNDVDRAKSFYMSLGMKLVWDDTDWCYLEAGESRDGLALLGPGYKAAGPHFAFHFTNKDEIERIHDSLKNQGMKVGALHDHRDGTSSFYLKDTEGNWLEMLYHPLTGIPTNQ; encoded by the coding sequence ATGATAAAAAAAGCATCTAATTTAAATCTTGAAAGTGTTCATCGTCTCGGTCATGTAGCGATAAGAGTCAATGATGTTGATAGGGCTAAAAGCTTTTATATGAGCTTGGGAATGAAGCTTGTCTGGGATGATACTGATTGGTGTTATTTAGAAGCAGGGGAGAGTAGGGATGGATTGGCATTGCTTGGTCCAGGCTATAAAGCTGCAGGCCCACATTTTGCATTTCATTTCACAAATAAGGATGAAATAGAGAGAATACATGACTCTCTAAAAAATCAAGGAATGAAAGTTGGTGCTTTACACGATCATCGTGATGGGACCTCTTCTTTTTACCTAAAAGATACAGAAGGGAATTGGTTGGAAATGCTCTATCATCCATTAACAGGGATACCAACAAATCAATAG
- a CDS encoding sodium-dependent bicarbonate transport family permease gives MGHNLFIQNALSPPILFFFLGAIAYALKSDFEIPSPLPKLFSLYLLLAIGFKGGIELQKSGFNYPVIPTVIAAILMSLLIPLICFVILRFKFDVFNAAAISAAYGSISAVTFITAESFLESQNIPFDGFMVGALALMESPAIIIGLLLVKFGAPKDRPIKKKMKWGSILHESMLNGSVYLLLGSLLIGFLTSAIDPSDIKKMEPFTGDLFYGAECFFLLDMGIVAAQRLARLNKTGAFLIMFSIFMPILNAVLGSVVAKFLNLDPGNALLFVVLCASASYLAVPTAMRMTVPEARPGYYISTTLGLTFPFNIIIGIPVYMGLVNTMIPQIG, from the coding sequence ATGGGACATAATCTTTTCATCCAAAATGCCTTAAGTCCTCCAATACTTTTTTTCTTTTTAGGTGCAATTGCATACGCCCTAAAATCAGATTTTGAGATCCCTTCTCCGCTGCCAAAATTATTTTCTCTATACCTTCTTCTTGCAATAGGCTTCAAAGGAGGAATTGAACTTCAAAAAAGCGGCTTTAATTATCCAGTAATTCCTACTGTGATCGCTGCAATATTGATGTCTTTGTTAATCCCACTTATTTGCTTTGTAATACTGAGATTTAAATTTGATGTTTTTAATGCAGCAGCCATATCTGCAGCTTATGGATCAATCAGCGCAGTGACATTTATAACTGCTGAAAGCTTTCTCGAAAGTCAGAACATACCCTTTGATGGTTTTATGGTTGGTGCGTTAGCACTTATGGAGTCACCAGCAATAATTATTGGTCTTCTGTTAGTCAAATTTGGAGCACCCAAAGATAGGCCTATTAAAAAGAAAATGAAATGGGGATCAATTCTTCATGAATCGATGCTAAATGGTTCAGTCTATTTATTACTTGGAAGCTTATTAATAGGTTTTTTAACATCAGCAATTGATCCTTCTGACATTAAAAAGATGGAACCATTTACAGGCGATTTGTTCTATGGAGCAGAATGTTTTTTCCTTCTTGATATGGGAATTGTGGCAGCTCAACGCCTTGCTCGACTCAATAAAACTGGTGCATTTCTAATTATGTTTTCGATATTTATGCCAATATTAAATGCAGTCCTAGGATCAGTAGTAGCTAAATTCCTGAATTTAGACCCTGGCAATGCTCTTTTATTTGTAGTTTTATGTGCCAGTGCATCTTATTTAGCAGTGCCAACTGCAATGAGAATGACTGTTCCTGAAGCCAGGCCTGGTTATTACATTTCAACCACTCTTGGATTAACCTTTCCTTTTAACATAATTATTGGAATACCAGTATATATGGGCTTAGTAAACACAATGATTCCACAAATTGGATAG
- a CDS encoding SulP family inorganic anion transporter, with amino-acid sequence MALINGFHLKNIRGDVLGGLTAAVVALPLALAFGNAALGPGGAIYGLYGAVVVGFLAALFGGTPAQVSGPTGPMSVTVAGVVASLAAVGVPRDLSAGEILPLVMAAVVIGGLFQILFGLLRLGKYITLVPYSVVSGFMSGIGVIIITLQIGPLLGISTRGGVLESLSTLVKNFEPNGAAISVAVMTLAIVFLTPRKISQWVPSPLLALLIVTPLSILLFGDSSIDRIGAIPEGGLSLSLPDPSFDNFFPIILKAGLVLAVLGAIDSLLTSLVADNISQTRHNSDRELIGQGIGNAVAGIFTGLPGAGATMRTVINVKSGGSTPISGMVHSIVLLLVLVGAGPLAAQIPTALLAGILIKVGLDIIDWGFLLRAHRLSLKTASVMYGVLLMTVFWDLIWAVLVGVFIANMLTIDSITETQLEGMEADNPIDSEANNNAANAQLPSDEKALLDRCAGEVMLFRLKGPLSFGAAKGITERMMLVRNYKVLILDITDVPRLGVTATLAIEDMVQEALNNSRKAYVAGATGRVKDRLAKFGVDVIGTRKEALTAAIDNIND; translated from the coding sequence TTGGCGTTAATTAATGGCTTTCACCTGAAGAATATTAGAGGTGATGTATTAGGTGGTTTAACCGCAGCAGTTGTGGCCTTGCCACTAGCTCTAGCGTTTGGTAACGCGGCGTTAGGACCAGGAGGCGCTATTTATGGACTATATGGAGCAGTAGTCGTTGGTTTCCTCGCAGCTTTATTTGGAGGGACTCCTGCTCAAGTAAGTGGTCCCACGGGACCTATGAGCGTGACAGTCGCAGGAGTAGTGGCCAGCTTGGCAGCTGTAGGGGTACCGAGAGATTTATCTGCTGGCGAAATTCTCCCTTTAGTAATGGCTGCAGTAGTCATTGGAGGGTTATTTCAGATTTTATTTGGACTATTAAGACTTGGTAAATACATAACACTTGTTCCATATTCTGTCGTTTCAGGTTTTATGTCTGGAATTGGGGTGATCATAATTACCCTTCAAATTGGTCCTTTATTGGGAATATCAACTCGTGGGGGAGTCTTAGAGTCTCTTTCGACTTTAGTTAAAAATTTCGAACCTAATGGGGCTGCAATATCGGTTGCAGTTATGACTCTTGCAATAGTTTTCTTAACTCCTCGCAAGATAAGTCAATGGGTACCTTCCCCGCTTTTAGCATTGTTAATAGTAACTCCGTTATCCATTCTTCTCTTTGGCGATAGTTCTATCGATCGAATAGGTGCAATCCCAGAGGGTGGCCTCTCTCTAAGTCTGCCTGATCCAAGCTTTGATAATTTCTTCCCTATAATTCTTAAAGCCGGACTAGTTCTTGCTGTTCTTGGTGCTATTGATTCACTTCTTACATCTCTAGTAGCAGATAATATTTCTCAAACAAGACATAACTCTGATCGAGAACTAATTGGACAAGGTATAGGAAATGCTGTTGCTGGTATTTTCACAGGTTTGCCTGGTGCAGGTGCAACTATGAGGACAGTAATAAATGTCAAATCTGGTGGATCCACACCAATCTCAGGAATGGTTCATTCCATTGTTTTGCTACTAGTACTTGTTGGGGCAGGTCCACTTGCTGCTCAAATACCTACAGCACTTCTCGCTGGAATTTTAATCAAAGTTGGTTTAGACATTATTGACTGGGGATTCCTATTGAGAGCGCATCGACTTTCTCTTAAGACAGCAAGTGTGATGTATGGAGTCCTTCTTATGACAGTCTTCTGGGACTTAATATGGGCCGTACTTGTTGGAGTCTTCATTGCAAATATGCTAACTATCGATTCAATTACTGAAACACAATTAGAAGGGATGGAAGCAGATAATCCAATTGATTCAGAAGCAAATAACAATGCTGCAAATGCTCAACTTCCCTCAGATGAAAAAGCACTTTTAGATCGCTGCGCAGGAGAAGTAATGCTATTCAGGCTAAAAGGACCACTTAGCTTTGGAGCAGCAAAAGGAATAACTGAGAGAATGATGCTAGTGAGAAATTATAAAGTGTTAATTCTTGATATCACCGATGTTCCAAGACTTGGAGTCACTGCAACACTTGCTATAGAGGATATGGTGCAAGAAGCCTTAAACAATTCAAGAAAAGCATATGTTGCCGGTGCTACTGGAAGAGTAAAAGATAGATTAGCCAAATTTGGAGTCGATGTGATTGGGACAAGAAAAGAAGCTCTTACAGCCGCAATTGACAACATCAATGATTGA
- the hemB gene encoding porphobilinogen synthase → MDLTYRPRRLRKTNSLREMVREHSVSASDFIYPLFVHEGLDIQEIAAMPGSFRWSLDGLVDEVKRAWNLGIRCVVLFPKVPDEQKTEDGAECFNEKGLIPRAIERLKKEIPEMCIMTDVALDPYSCDGHDGIVSDEGIILNDETVDYLCKQAIVQAKSGADLIGPSDMMDGRVGAIREALDDEGFEHVGIISYTAKYSSAYYGPFREALDSAPRSLSSKPIPKNKNTYQMDPANAREAITEAQLDEQEGSDILMVKPGLAYLDIIYRLRKESELPIAAYNVSGEYSMVKAAAQRGWIDEKAIVLETLLSFKRAGASLILTYHACDAAGWLKD, encoded by the coding sequence ATGGATCTTACTTATCGGCCTCGTCGTCTTCGTAAAACTAACTCTTTAAGAGAGATGGTTAGAGAGCATAGCGTCTCTGCCTCTGACTTCATCTATCCTCTTTTCGTCCATGAAGGTTTAGATATTCAAGAAATAGCAGCTATGCCAGGTTCATTTCGCTGGTCATTGGATGGATTAGTTGATGAGGTTAAGCGTGCTTGGAATCTTGGGATCAGATGTGTCGTTCTTTTCCCAAAGGTTCCAGACGAGCAAAAAACAGAAGATGGAGCTGAATGTTTTAACGAAAAAGGTTTAATACCTAGGGCTATTGAAAGATTAAAAAAGGAAATACCTGAAATGTGCATTATGACTGATGTCGCTTTAGATCCATATTCTTGTGATGGTCATGATGGGATAGTTAGTGATGAAGGAATAATTTTGAATGATGAAACAGTTGATTATTTGTGTAAACAAGCAATTGTTCAAGCAAAATCTGGAGCAGATTTAATTGGCCCGAGTGACATGATGGATGGAAGGGTTGGAGCCATAAGAGAAGCTCTAGATGATGAAGGTTTTGAACATGTAGGAATAATTAGTTACACAGCAAAATATTCATCTGCATATTATGGCCCTTTTAGAGAAGCTTTAGATTCTGCTCCTAGGTCATTATCAAGTAAGCCTATTCCAAAAAATAAAAACACCTATCAGATGGACCCAGCCAATGCTAGAGAAGCCATAACAGAAGCTCAACTTGACGAACAAGAAGGATCGGACATCTTAATGGTCAAACCAGGTTTGGCTTACTTGGATATTATTTATCGTTTAAGAAAAGAATCAGAATTGCCGATAGCTGCTTATAACGTTAGCGGTGAATATTCAATGGTCAAAGCTGCTGCTCAAAGAGGCTGGATAGATGAAAAGGCAATCGTTTTGGAAACCTTACTTAGTTTTAAAAGAGCGGGAGCTAGTCTTATCCTTACTTACCATGCATGTGATGCCGCAGGATGGTTAAAAGATTAA
- a CDS encoding DnaJ C-terminal domain-containing protein, with translation MELNGFKDYFKILGVSRNATDQEIKSAFRKLARKFHPDLHPYDEKAELKFKEINEAYETLSDQEKKKSYEQYLSYWFKNRNGKTQDSYDQNNGIGFDESLKFDDFLSDLIGRFSEVGQEIYSTISSDKKNQSLNLDAEFKLNITFFEAFNGTKKNLLVNNERLKVDIPKGIQSGSEICIKNKGNIQLGKGKRGDLLIKVNVQSHSIWKIKGLDIYADLPISLDELTLGANILVATPQGNAYLLIPSGSVPEQKLRLEGQGLHDLDAQGDLFFTLKLKLPEKWSDEELELLKKLRSVRLDEPRASWFDQAST, from the coding sequence ATGGAATTAAACGGTTTTAAGGATTATTTCAAAATTCTTGGTGTTAGTAGAAATGCTACCGATCAGGAAATCAAAAGTGCTTTTAGAAAACTTGCTAGAAAATTTCATCCTGACTTACATCCCTATGATGAGAAAGCTGAGTTGAAATTTAAAGAAATCAATGAAGCTTATGAGACACTTTCTGATCAAGAGAAAAAAAAGTCTTATGAACAATATCTAAGTTATTGGTTTAAAAATAGAAATGGAAAGACTCAAGATAGTTATGACCAAAATAATGGCATTGGATTTGATGAATCTTTAAAATTTGATGACTTTTTGAGTGATTTAATTGGTAGATTTAGTGAGGTTGGCCAAGAAATTTATTCAACTATATCATCAGATAAAAAGAATCAATCATTAAATTTGGATGCTGAGTTTAAATTGAATATTACTTTTTTTGAGGCTTTTAATGGAACAAAAAAGAATCTACTAGTCAATAATGAACGTCTTAAGGTTGATATTCCAAAAGGTATTCAATCAGGATCAGAAATATGTATTAAAAATAAGGGAAATATTCAACTTGGGAAAGGGAAAAGAGGTGATTTATTAATTAAAGTAAATGTTCAATCTCATTCGATTTGGAAAATTAAAGGTTTGGATATTTATGCAGATTTACCTATTTCTTTAGACGAATTAACTTTGGGAGCAAATATTTTGGTTGCTACACCTCAAGGAAATGCATATTTATTAATCCCTTCAGGAAGCGTCCCTGAACAAAAGTTGAGATTAGAAGGTCAAGGATTGCATGATTTAGATGCTCAAGGAGATTTATTTTTTACTCTTAAATTAAAGTTGCCTGAAAAATGGTCTGATGAGGAGTTGGAACTGCTGAAAAAGCTTAGATCTGTTCGATTAGATGAACCTCGTGCAAGTTGGTTCGATCAGGCCAGTACTTAG